The DNA segment ATTAAACTCATATTTAGGAATCTTGATTCCAGAAGACTCTTTCATCACATCTGTCACCTGTTCATTTTCTGTTTGCAACTCTATACGTTCTCTTTCCAGTGCTCTTTCAACACTGAACCGTAAATCATTGTTTCCACATAGTAACGCCACAGAATTAAGCGAAACAAAGTTAACATTTCCGATGTCAAAAGCACCACAACCGGAAGGATCCAGTCCTGGAAAGCTTCTACTTATCTTATTAGCGGATAATTCATTCAACCTACTGCATTCTCCGATGTCTCTATCTCCGGGAACAACATGATAAGGCAGATCAAGAAACGGGCCCAATAAGCTGTGAAACTCTTGTACCACATATGACCATTTTCTTTTACTCAATTCTGATCCTTGAGAAGATAAGTCTCCTAATACAATCAGCATATCAGGCTTCAACAAGTCAAATGATTTCTGGTTGAAATATTAACATGTGAAGGATCAGATTATGAAGCTTTAATGTCAGAATCCTTCAAAGGAAAACATCATTTTTATTAGAACATAGCAAGATCAACAACTGAACACCACCCATAAACAAGCTAATCAGATCAAAGACCAAAAGAGtaccaattttttttatcaaactatTATAAATATTGATACAAGCATTTAATCAAATACTTGGTGTGCAATTCTACAAACAACGTACTCTGAAGAATCTTGAAAAGTAGTAGTCAATATAACAACCATAAGTAACTAATCAAGTTCAAAAACCAAAAGGGTACCAATTATTGTATCAAACTATTATAAACATTGATACAAGCATTaaatcaaacacttggtgtgcaacTCAACAAACATCGTACTCTGAAGAATTCTGAAAAGTAGTAGTCAATATAACAACCATAACTAACTAATCAAGTTCAAAAAACAAAAGGGTACACAATTTTTTTATCCAACTATTACAAAAATTGACAGTGGCATTTAATCAAACACTTGGTGTACAATTCAACAAACAACGTACTCTGAATACCCTTGAAAAGTAGAAGTCAATATAAGATCAATAATCAACTAATCAAGTTCAAAACCCAAAAGGGTACCAATTACTTTTATCAAACTATTATAAACACTGATACAAGCATtaatcaaacacttggtgtgcaagTTAACAAATAACGTACTTTAAAGAATCTTGAAAAGTAGAAGTCTTTGAAGTGTAGATCCCAGTACCGGGATCCAGAATCACGACCCGATAACATTAAATCAGCAACCATCATAACCTTGAGGTCATCTCCGACGTTTGGGTGGTGGATTTGTTGACCAGGAAGGAGGGTGCAGGAGGGGGTGGGGAGCCAATTTTCGTAGAACATGTAGAGGAAGATGAAGAGGGAGAGAAGAAGACgcttcagaatcatcaagtagGATAGTTGAGGGATGGGAAATCTAGGGTTTTGGATGTAAAAGCAGTGATTTCACCATTTTTGGTGGCCTTTTGGTGCCATAATCACATCCGCCGATGACCGGTTTTCACTTTTCAGTAACTACTGTTTGACAAACAAATCTACCGCTGGTTTCCTTTTATCAGCTTTAACCCGTTGGAATTCGATAGTCACTAGTCATCCTTAGGCCATGCGTACTTATAAAGTCTTTTCAGACGTTATGCGGCACGGCACGTGTTACGCCACATTATGCAAGGGCTTTATAGGTGTTATATCaatagagcccgtagtcatagtGGGCATAcctcatcattactcaattaattaattttcaattttttatattttttaattaatgtATTTTATTGTAAGTAACATATTTTTACTCCTTTAATTTgtcaaaataaaaataactaaacttatttttaatttaaattaaactttaaaacattaacatcaaCATATATAACTAAattgtaagagcattcacatccaacccaCTAAAATCTGTGAGTGGAGTTTTTATAatgtaaagagtataaaaagtggttgtgagtggaggagagagaaaatgttactgtttatctgtatatttgaggggacactcttcaccccctataattttttaatatattttgaaagtgattgtgagtagaggagagagaaaaggtaattataaatatataaaagaatattatttaattgaaaaggagagagaagttgtagtgtttttagtgtaatttagagTGAAAAATTGATGGagtggatgtgaatgctctaagatgTGTTATTTAAAACTAAAACTTTGAAGGatctttttaaaattaaaaacaaattcTAAGGGTAATATTTAACACTAAAGCAAACTTAAGGGATTTAAAAGTTATAACACATACCTCCTTCCTTCTTCCTTCTTCGATACCTGCAACAATGATAGAAACAGAGCAACAAGCAATTGAATTAAAGTTGAATAAATGCTTTAAATATACAAGAAATTAATAAAGTTGAATTTCCTTAAACCTCTTCATGCCGCTATGGACATGGCGCCACCCACCCATTTGACCCCATAGCGCCGCCCGTCGTAGTGTTCGGGGCGCTATGGGGCGCGATCGGAGGAAAAAAACCAAACATAACAACCCACTACGGAGGGTCTTATTATTTTCAGTATAGCAACCCAaaaagaaaaacctaaaaaacaatGTTTGATACAATAAACGAAAAAGAAAAACCGAAAAAAATAAAGTCATGATATGTCTAAAAGAATATTAAACATGTATTACATCAATCGAAAAACCATATAACGAATGTTGGAAGCTGTTCCGATAATACATATCTTGTAGATATTAGTTTGGTTTGTCATGACACTAGTACAATACTAACACTTGCTTTAGACTATACGTAGTGGGGCGGTATATACCGCCTTCTCCCTCCATGGCGCCCCATAGCGTCTGCGCACACCAAAACAGGCGGCGCTATGCGGTGCAAAATCTTGTTCCCGTTATATGCATAGCGGCGTGAAGGAAGAAATATTCAAAGCCCCACTCACACacatgtatatacatacatatatacaaagCCCATCCATATATAACCCCACTACACCCTTTTGTGATATAAAGCCCCATAAAGCCCACCTTTACGCGTTTCGTCACTTGTCGCATAGCGCCCcacaaagggctttatgactacacatggccttagaTTACGATATCAAAAaacattttattcttaggtttaatttcatatatacccttacaaaCTTGAAAAATTTCTAATATATATCCAAACAAAACTAAAAATATCCTATACGGCCTTACAAAATagttaaaatatcaaatatactcaatttattaaaaacaatctaataaataatcattttacccttatttttgttaatttcaagttttcatatagctcatctttcaacttcgtatttttatataacacattttaaacttaaatttatttttacccattttttatatttatttctttatttttttttttcataaacaatAGTATTCTTCATATATAATATTTAAGCTAAATAAATTAAGCTAGAAATGAGTAAATATTATATTTAAAGGTAAAGGTCATatatgagatttcaaagttttagAGAAATAATGATAAAATTGTCATTTATTAAATTGTGTTTAATGAATTGAGTAAATATgatattattccatatataaattagcAAGTTATACGTGTATCATGAGTTGAACATTGTACTTTGggcatttttcaaaaaaaaaaaaacttgattttttttttatttttaacccaaaggtttttaccttttacaattttaaccctacataatttgtttttttaactttaacccaaaacttttcattatttgcaatttaatttCACAACTGTTGTCACTTATAGTTTTCATCTTTCGGAAATTTTCATTTtgcgtatagttctaaatttttcgagttaatatgacgcaacgtgcatgtgtggttcaacgtttttacctctattttcccatgtttgacaggttcgtcgcaacacgcatatcctaggtctagtcagtgttggtggtcaaTGACGGTTGtatgacattagtactatttgacactgtCTTAcaccccgccgcaacgcggggtgtgctttggggggttttcaaagaaaaaatggttatacATATGGTtatcgtaacgttggctttgggggtttaccaaaaaaaaaaaaaaattatttttcacccaaaagtatttcataaattacttttatcCCAAacctatttgttttttttacttttaacccaaaactttttatcttttgcaatctatcctcataactttttttactttcaactttggttctttatagttttcattttccgcaaattatTCGCTTTaggcttggttctaaattttgtgacttaacacatcgcaacgtgcatatttggtttaatgtttttacgtttcgttctaaattttgcgagttaacacgacgcaacgtgcgtgtgtggatgaacgtttttacatcgtctatttttttcccgtttgacaggtttaacataacgtgagggtcctagatcgacttagttataactaaagaatctccGCCGCATTGCagcgggtcgcaatcctagtttTAACTACtttgtaagggtatatatgatatttacAATTTTGAAAGTGTATATACAATATTTTGCAAGTTTGTAAGGGTATATGTAAAATTATGCCTTTTTATAATACAACCATTTAAATACATTTATTTTGGAATGACAAAATAAAATTAAACATAATTGTGTATTCAAGGTTAAAACATATATTTTATCGGTTTGGTGTATGTAAGTTGATTTGCTTGGAGCCGAATGGGGTGGCTTGATGCGTGGTTGAAAACTGATGATTATTTGTAATCAAGTTTATGTTTTTACATAACTTTTGATTTCGAATGGGCTACTTTTGATTAGAATTGTGTTTCGCAGTTCTaacagagtttaaggagctaatcggAGGCTTTATGGAGCATCGGGGAGTGAGAGGATCAACTGGGAACATGAAACAAAGAAAACAGAAAACAATGTTTAGGCTAGCCGTCGGCGTCGCCCCCCATGGGCTGTCGATGACGCTATCTAGATATGCCCGTCGGGAAAATGTAACATCCGCCAATTTTagagctgtaggttgtaacgcccctcccgtatatacgggtattgttaggtttaatctattaactctattaccaccctttcgagggttaggctatgttaattgcgtaactatggtttggacatgtggatttcatcgttacgagtatgacagttaattgaatatcagttgttcacatggattagatttgataaactattaactctactatgctatatcaaacctgtatactcgccagcaattatttgttgattgtattttaaatgcatactgcaggttgaggatccaagaaaaacaagaaaagactaggatggcttagaaacccatcaactatttaaatttccaaatctatgttatgtatttgaacttttctatatattgtatgaaacttatgattatcaatgaaataaactttaattattgtcacaattagtgttatgatgtctttgaacagtttgtacgtctcatctcgatgtttccgccatcggttggggtgtgacagattggtatcagagccataactatagggaattaggattgccttgctttacctagtctatagtttaagagctttTTTCATTTACTTGCTGTTTAAGACATTATCTCTTGCTTTCTTCTTTGCTTCTCTCTATTCCTTTGGACTTttaatatacaagcctttcctaaggctaacacaatacacacatggaagctttgaagacactcttataacacaatcgaaatgattcatcaagataggggtgattcccacacttggtgatgattttcactcagctatactatgatttttgcacgaaatctaccctcaagttaggagtgatatccaaaccttgttgggagttttccatttcctaatctagtggaccctcatccttggatgagtactaaccacgttagggtacgatgttatcaagttagaggtgaaactcgcatcttgttaactagtcccattccttgattttcgatctcgccaaagtttcgatttacccaatcgattaaggacgtgtagtaactggaaggacaaacatcgttagtcgctcctcgatgagaatgtttgtctattaggccaaagcacgtttccttaattcgaaaaggacttcgattcactttggaatagtctatgttacgttccgtgacactccatatttattgataaaatctctttttatgctatctcaattatcatgtgattcatatttgagcgttatcttcaatccaaatttgggaacacgaagcacgttattatcgcaatccaaaacaattaataactactctctttcgtgaacaaactaaatttatattgcTTTCATTATTCTATGTGAAACATCATTCTATGTGTAATactatgttaaactatgtgaaactatttggtgATTCATGTGagaaactatgtgctatgtgatgcatacatgaaatcaattttcctaaacaaaaacattatgattaaaAGTCTCATCCATTTCTTGTTTCGAATTTCTAGATGTCATCATCTCGTCAGTACTCTCACTCTCCCAGAAAATCCAAGTTCCTTTTTATCAGATGTACACTTTATTATcttcgatcttttatgatgaaactctttcttgtcaattttgaaccattttttaggatttcacttttgcgcatacatcatacgattatacatcattagcatgcataatttcacttaattttaattacactttcgtaacaacgagtgaagacatatcatcgagataggagtgatttccttaccttgacgattaacttcgcttcttttctcatcttacaacgacctca comes from the Helianthus annuus cultivar XRQ/B chromosome 4, HanXRQr2.0-SUNRISE, whole genome shotgun sequence genome and includes:
- the LOC110936802 gene encoding metallophosphoesterase 1 isoform X1 — its product is MILKRLLLSLFIFLYMFYENWLPTPSCTLLPGQQIHHPNVGDDLKVMMVADLMLSGRDSGSRYWDLHFKDFYFSRFFKKSFDLLKPDMLIVLGDLSSQGSELSKRKWSYVVQEFHSLLGPFLDLPYHVVPGDRDIGECSRLNELSANKISRSFPGLDPSGCGAFDIGNVNFVSLNSVALLCGNNDLRFSVERALERERIELQTENEQVTDVMKESSGIKIPKYEFNWIENTMLSGSGPVLLLHFPLHQTTKDVQVEGYGSMQDRAELLKKRQPVGDGPYKLSQTLPLNATEYIFHALRPRMIFSAHTQTFSDRVHPDGTREIVVPAMSWDAGNNPAFVSVTFRHNGTTAIVSHCRLAGKLHVLLLYTSLFFVFILTVQTSLRS